One stretch of Rhodospirillaceae bacterium DNA includes these proteins:
- a CDS encoding branched-chain amino acid ABC transporter permease → METLIQQCVNALSLGGTYALLALGLAVVFSVLGMINFAHGEILTIAGYTVFFSIISAVPPILIIPLALLVAMASAALMERIAFRPLRGASPTSLLITSFAVSGILQMLFQNFISARPRPVPIPAALTGAFNVGPFHIGVIQSLSIFATFAMVGLLTLFLKRTMLGIAIRAAAVDFPTTRLMGLRANRVILAAFAISGLLAGVSGLLWIAQRGSVDPLMGFLPVLKAFIAAILGGIGNLTGAVIGGFFLGAIEIGLQAVLPESVQPFRDAIALSLVVLVLLYRPQGLFGTAHSVRP, encoded by the coding sequence ATGGAAACGCTGATCCAGCAATGCGTCAATGCCCTGAGCCTCGGTGGCACCTATGCCCTGTTGGCGCTGGGCCTGGCCGTCGTGTTCAGCGTGCTCGGCATGATCAACTTCGCCCATGGCGAGATCCTCACCATCGCCGGCTACACCGTGTTTTTCAGTATCATCAGCGCGGTGCCGCCGATCCTGATCATCCCCCTCGCCCTTCTCGTCGCGATGGCGTCGGCGGCCCTGATGGAGCGCATCGCCTTTCGTCCCTTGCGAGGCGCCAGTCCGACTTCGCTCCTTATCACCAGCTTTGCGGTGAGTGGCATCCTGCAGATGCTGTTCCAGAATTTTATCTCGGCACGACCGCGGCCAGTGCCGATCCCGGCGGCTCTTACCGGTGCCTTCAATGTGGGCCCGTTCCATATCGGGGTCATTCAGAGCCTGTCGATTTTCGCGACCTTCGCCATGGTGGGATTGCTGACGCTGTTCCTGAAGCGCACCATGCTTGGCATCGCCATTCGAGCGGCGGCGGTCGATTTCCCGACCACGCGCCTCATGGGCTTGCGTGCCAATCGCGTGATCCTGGCGGCGTTTGCGATTTCGGGCCTGCTTGCCGGCGTATCCGGCTTGTTATGGATCGCCCAGCGCGGCTCGGTCGATCCGCTGATGGGCTTCCTGCCGGTGCTCAAAGCCTTCATCGCGGCGATCCTGGGCGGTATCGGCAACCTAACAGGTGCTGTCATCGGTGGCTTCTTCCTCGGCGCCATCGAAATCGGCCTCCAGGCCGTGTTGCCGGAATCGGTACAGCCGTTTCGCGACGCCATCGCCTTGAGCCTCGTCGTCTTGGTGCTGCTCTACCGTCCGCAGGGACTTTTCGGCACCGCCCACAGCGTGCGCCCGTAA
- a CDS encoding glucose-6-phosphate isomerase, with translation MALMEPAACRVDIAHGTMFGATGNYQKRLGDLAGLYADAAAFSAKLATEANPVVYDVADFRPSAAAGDLIFGITRMSPGTIAAEFYLTRGHIHAQADRPEIYYGQAGQGLMLMESPDGETRIVEMAAQTICYVPPYWIHRSINTGDSDFIMVFTYPADAGQDYGIIERSNGMRHRVMRGGDKGWRLVENADYRGRSRDVVAGLMAR, from the coding sequence ATGGCTTTGATGGAACCGGCGGCCTGCCGCGTCGATATCGCCCACGGCACCATGTTCGGCGCTACCGGAAACTACCAGAAACGGCTGGGCGATCTTGCCGGACTCTACGCCGATGCGGCGGCATTTTCAGCGAAGCTCGCGACCGAGGCCAATCCGGTCGTCTATGACGTCGCCGATTTCCGTCCCTCGGCTGCTGCCGGTGATCTCATCTTCGGGATCACGCGCATGTCGCCGGGCACGATCGCAGCGGAGTTCTACCTGACCCGTGGCCATATCCACGCCCAGGCCGACCGCCCGGAGATCTATTACGGTCAGGCCGGCCAGGGCCTCATGCTGATGGAATCCCCGGACGGTGAAACCCGCATCGTGGAGATGGCGGCACAAACCATCTGCTATGTGCCACCCTATTGGATCCACCGCTCGATCAACACCGGTGATTCCGATTTCATCATGGTGTTCACTTATCCGGCCGATGCCGGGCAGGATTACGGCATCATCGAACGATCGAACGGCATGCGGCACCGGGTTATGCGCGGCGGTGACAAGGGCTGGCGCCTAGTCGAAAATGCCGACTATCGCGGTCGCAGCCGGGATGTCGTTGCCGGGTTGATGGCGCGATGA
- a CDS encoding ABC transporter substrate-binding protein, whose product MKLVPIYALAGVLSLATLAPQQAAAEDLVVGAAISLTGGLAYADVPAQKGMQLAIDEINAAGGIGGKYKIDLRLKDSRSDPAQTSIAAQELIDDGAAVLVTPCDADPSIGAGQMAQAAGVAAFSTCASSPNLPLAVGDHMFTNFPGDNVQATVSAKYAIDSGYKNAYILISPDTAYTQLPLYFKTVFEKLGGKVVGEDNYSMGQQDFSAQVTKVKSLSPAPDVIMTAAYEPDFPAFIKQLRAAGITAPVIGSDGIDSPTTFALGDVAEGVVFSTAGFAAPGSPLEAFNNKYKAATGADPDTIYIAIGYDLIKVLEAAVLKADSVDRVKVWEAVRELENVQGATSTITYKGTDGVPLRQVSLIKVVKGGRELVLQEAPDAALIPAPKL is encoded by the coding sequence ATGAAACTTGTTCCCATCTACGCCCTGGCCGGGGTCCTGAGCCTCGCCACACTTGCCCCGCAACAGGCAGCCGCCGAGGATCTGGTGGTGGGTGCCGCCATCAGCCTGACCGGCGGTCTCGCCTATGCCGATGTGCCCGCGCAAAAGGGCATGCAGCTCGCCATCGACGAAATCAATGCGGCCGGCGGCATTGGCGGCAAGTACAAGATCGATCTGCGTCTCAAGGATTCGCGCTCCGATCCGGCGCAGACCTCGATCGCGGCACAGGAACTGATTGACGACGGCGCAGCGGTCCTGGTCACACCCTGTGATGCCGATCCGTCGATTGGCGCCGGTCAGATGGCGCAAGCCGCCGGCGTCGCGGCGTTCTCGACTTGCGCGTCGTCGCCAAACCTGCCGCTGGCGGTGGGCGATCACATGTTCACCAACTTCCCCGGTGACAATGTCCAGGCCACGGTCTCGGCCAAATACGCGATCGATAGCGGCTACAAAAATGCCTACATCCTGATCTCACCGGACACCGCCTATACCCAGCTGCCGCTTTACTTCAAGACCGTGTTCGAGAAGCTCGGCGGCAAGGTGGTGGGCGAGGACAACTACAGCATGGGTCAGCAGGATTTCAGCGCCCAGGTGACCAAGGTGAAGTCCCTGTCGCCAGCCCCCGACGTCATCATGACAGCGGCCTATGAGCCGGATTTCCCGGCCTTCATCAAGCAGCTGCGCGCGGCCGGCATCACGGCGCCGGTGATCGGCTCCGACGGCATCGATTCGCCGACGACCTTTGCGCTGGGTGACGTGGCCGAGGGCGTCGTCTTCTCCACCGCGGGCTTCGCTGCCCCGGGCAGCCCGCTCGAGGCCTTCAACAACAAGTACAAGGCCGCGACCGGCGCCGATCCGGATACGATCTACATCGCCATTGGCTACGACCTTATCAAGGTGCTGGAGGCCGCCGTGCTGAAGGCGGATTCGGTTGACCGAGTTAAGGTCTGGGAGGCCGTGCGCGAGCTGGAGAATGTCCAGGGTGCCACCAGCACCATCACCTACAAGGGGACCGACGGCGTGCCGTTGCGCCAGGTCTCGCTCATCAAGGTGGTGAAGGGCGGCCGCGAGTTGGTGCTGCAGGAAGCGCCTGACGCAGCGCTCATCCCGGCGCCTAAGCTCTAA
- a CDS encoding oxidoreductase: MSNRILITPRSLTSGPHPQVERLHQAGFEVITCKPNALPTEDELMTLLPGCVGWLAGIEPVSTKVIAAARDLKIISRNGTGIDNLPIETLKARDIKIAVAGGANAAGVAELAVALIFSALRNIPQADAGIKQGAWPRRRGRELRDRNVAVIGCGAIGGEVARLLSALGAKVLGYDPMQRDMNLPADRFRWVDLPTALREADVLTLHCPLQRDGKPILDQTAIANLRRGAIIVNTARAALVDDSAILAALQSGALESYATDVFAEEPPKDLILTGHERVIATSHIGGFTDESVERATSIAIDNLLAELQPAPHAHVG, encoded by the coding sequence ATGTCGAACCGCATCCTCATCACGCCACGCTCCCTCACTTCCGGCCCACATCCCCAAGTGGAGCGCCTCCATCAAGCCGGCTTTGAGGTCATCACCTGCAAGCCCAATGCGCTGCCGACCGAGGACGAATTGATGACATTGCTGCCGGGCTGCGTCGGCTGGCTGGCAGGGATCGAGCCGGTTTCGACCAAGGTCATCGCGGCGGCACGCGACCTCAAGATCATCAGCCGCAACGGCACCGGTATCGATAACCTGCCGATCGAAACCCTCAAGGCTCGTGATATCAAGATCGCCGTCGCCGGCGGAGCAAACGCAGCCGGCGTCGCCGAGCTCGCGGTGGCCCTCATCTTCAGCGCGCTTCGCAACATTCCCCAGGCCGATGCCGGCATCAAGCAGGGTGCGTGGCCGCGCCGGCGCGGGCGTGAATTGCGCGATCGAAATGTCGCCGTCATCGGCTGCGGTGCCATTGGCGGCGAGGTAGCGCGGTTGCTGTCAGCCCTCGGTGCCAAGGTACTGGGCTACGATCCAATGCAACGGGATATGAACCTGCCGGCCGACAGGTTCCGCTGGGTTGATCTGCCGACTGCCTTGCGCGAAGCGGATGTGCTGACCCTGCATTGCCCGCTGCAGCGAGACGGCAAGCCGATCCTCGACCAGACTGCAATCGCCAACCTGCGGCGTGGCGCCATCATCGTCAATACCGCACGCGCAGCCCTGGTCGACGACTCCGCGATCCTCGCCGCTTTGCAGTCCGGGGCGCTCGAAAGCTACGCAACCGACGTGTTTGCAGAGGAACCGCCGAAGGATCTCATCCTCACCGGCCATGAGCGCGTGATCGCCACCAGCCATATCGGCGGCTTTACCGATGAGAGCGTCGAGCGCGCCACCTCCATCGCCATCGACAATCTGCTGGCCGAGTTGCAGCCGGCCCCCCACGCCCATGTCGGCTGA
- a CDS encoding ABC transporter ATP-binding protein, translating to MLEIEGLAVSYGPIKAVRDVSLTVESGEIVTMLGANGAGKSTSLQAMVGLLPIQQGRVRFDGVAVTGENTERIVRRGLTLTPEGRRIFAPLTVEENLRIGAATQKNSGDTSQLWDQMMELFPILATRRKQLAGTLSGGEQQQLAIARSLMSKPRLLLLDEPSLGLAPIVVEMIFDLIGRLRQMGLTILLVEQDVHQALDIADRGYVVSGGTVVLAGSAAELKTSPDVQKAYLGHA from the coding sequence CTGTTGGAAATCGAGGGTCTGGCAGTCAGTTACGGACCGATCAAAGCGGTCCGTGACGTCAGCCTGACTGTCGAAAGCGGCGAGATCGTCACGATGCTGGGTGCCAATGGTGCCGGCAAGTCGACGAGCCTGCAGGCCATGGTCGGCCTGCTGCCGATCCAGCAGGGGCGGGTGCGGTTCGATGGTGTCGCTGTGACCGGCGAAAACACCGAACGGATCGTTCGCCGGGGCCTCACCTTGACACCGGAGGGGCGGCGCATCTTCGCGCCCCTCACGGTCGAAGAGAATCTCCGCATCGGTGCAGCGACGCAGAAGAACAGCGGCGACACCTCGCAGCTGTGGGACCAGATGATGGAGCTGTTCCCCATCCTCGCCACAAGGCGCAAGCAATTGGCCGGCACATTATCGGGCGGCGAGCAACAGCAACTCGCCATCGCCCGCTCGTTGATGTCGAAGCCACGCTTATTGCTGCTCGATGAACCCTCACTGGGACTGGCGCCGATCGTGGTCGAGATGATCTTCGACCTCATCGGCCGGTTGCGGCAGATGGGGCTCACCATCCTGCTTGTGGAGCAGGATGTGCACCAGGCCCTCGACATCGCCGACCGCGGCTATGTAGTGAGCGGCGGCACGGTTGTCCTCGCGGGGAGTGCCGCCGAACTGAAGACCTCACCCGACGTCCAGAAAGCCTATTTGGGGCACGCCTGA
- a CDS encoding shikimate dehydrogenase, with protein sequence MSYQPATRTTLYFIGVTTTKSSIMQVFPAWADHLGLKDAAIVGIDFPLHADPTAYREAVAFIKSDPLSLGALVTTHKIDLYAAARDLFDEIDPYAALMGETSCISKQGGKLICHAKDPISSGLTLDGFLPPDHFRKTGAELFCIGAGGSTIAITWHLMQASRGANVPSRIIVSDRDQHRLDEIIRIHRDFKGVVKVEYVKADNAGANDSISGGLQPHSLVINATGLGKDRPGSPMTDAARFPHQGIVWDLNYRGDLIFLEQARRQQAERGLRIENGWSYFIHGWTQVIAEVFHVDIPTSGAGFDTISRIAQRATNG encoded by the coding sequence ATGAGTTATCAGCCGGCCACGCGAACGACGCTCTATTTCATCGGCGTCACCACGACCAAAAGTTCAATCATGCAGGTCTTTCCGGCCTGGGCAGATCATCTGGGGCTGAAGGATGCCGCTATTGTCGGTATCGACTTTCCGCTCCATGCGGACCCCACCGCCTACCGGGAGGCCGTGGCTTTCATCAAGAGCGATCCTTTGTCCCTGGGCGCGCTGGTGACGACCCACAAGATCGACCTCTACGCGGCCGCTCGCGATCTCTTCGACGAGATCGACCCGTATGCCGCCTTGATGGGCGAGACCTCTTGCATTTCCAAACAAGGCGGCAAGCTCATCTGTCATGCCAAGGACCCGATCTCCTCCGGGTTGACGCTGGACGGCTTCCTCCCGCCGGACCATTTCCGGAAGACCGGGGCGGAACTGTTCTGCATCGGCGCCGGCGGGTCGACCATCGCCATTACCTGGCATCTGATGCAGGCCAGCCGCGGCGCCAATGTGCCCTCCCGCATCATCGTCTCCGACCGCGACCAGCATCGCCTGGACGAGATCATCCGCATTCACCGGGACTTCAAGGGCGTCGTGAAGGTCGAGTATGTGAAGGCCGACAATGCCGGCGCCAATGATTCGATCTCCGGCGGATTGCAACCGCACTCACTGGTGATCAACGCCACGGGTCTCGGCAAGGATCGCCCAGGTTCGCCAATGACCGACGCCGCGCGCTTCCCGCACCAAGGCATCGTCTGGGACCTCAACTACCGCGGTGACCTCATCTTCCTGGAGCAGGCCCGGCGCCAGCAGGCAGAAAGAGGCCTGCGGATCGAGAATGGCTGGAGTTACTTCATCCATGGCTGGACCCAGGTGATTGCCGAAGTCTTCCATGTCGACATTCCCACCAGCGGCGCCGGGTTCGACACCATCTCCCGCATCGCGCAACGTGCTACCAACGGCTAA
- a CDS encoding response regulator transcription factor codes for MTAAQEILIIDDEPAIRRFLKSSLLAHGFAVTEADTGAAGLAALTRGNFALAVVDLGLPDIDGHALVHAIRTQSPLPIIVLSVRDDEAGKVAALDGGADDYVTKPFGIEEFMARIRAALRHRLQEQGRTAVFRNGDLTIDILAREVMMRGEVVKLSRREFDLLLYLAEHVGKVVTHSQALSHVWGAAHGEDVEYLRVYIRQLRQKIEADPQQPALILTEPGVGYRMKLADAI; via the coding sequence ATGACCGCTGCACAGGAGATCCTCATCATCGATGACGAACCGGCCATCCGCCGCTTCCTCAAGAGCAGCCTCCTCGCCCATGGCTTTGCCGTGACCGAAGCCGACACCGGCGCGGCCGGCCTTGCTGCTTTGACGCGCGGCAACTTCGCGCTGGCCGTGGTCGATCTTGGCCTTCCGGATATAGACGGCCACGCGCTGGTACACGCCATCCGCACTCAATCACCGCTGCCGATCATCGTGTTGTCGGTGCGCGACGACGAGGCCGGCAAGGTCGCCGCGCTCGATGGTGGCGCAGATGATTACGTGACCAAGCCTTTCGGCATCGAGGAATTTATGGCGCGCATCCGCGCCGCCCTTCGCCATCGCCTGCAGGAGCAGGGTCGCACGGCAGTTTTCCGCAATGGCGATCTCACCATCGATATTCTCGCCCGCGAGGTGATGATGCGCGGCGAAGTCGTGAAGCTGTCACGTCGCGAGTTTGACCTGCTGCTCTACCTTGCCGAACATGTCGGCAAGGTTGTGACACACAGTCAAGCACTCAGTCACGTTTGGGGGGCTGCGCACGGTGAAGACGTCGAGTATCTACGTGTCTACATCCGCCAATTGCGGCAGAAGATCGAAGCCGACCCGCAGCAGCCGGCCCTCATCCTGACGGAGCCGGGCGTAGGCTATCGGATGAAGCTTGCGGACGCAATTTGA
- a CDS encoding pentose kinase, with protein sequence MPQDLYLAIDIGTGSARAALVDFSGRIRAIAAQEYDQIVPQYGWSEQRPLDWWSGVVLAIRALLSKESDAGSRIAAICACGQMHGTTLLDGNGNLTRSTVPLWNDKRTAALVRAFEAAHMPADYLAESANPPTPAWPGFKLQWLRDHDRAAYEAATAVVMPKDYVNFRLTGEIAMDRTEAACSFLMNPADGNWSPHMCDMLGLDIRKLVTIRKPTDILGAVNRPAAGETGLPEGIPVLVGGGDFPVALLGSGVSRAGLCSDVTGTSSIITLVSETPLLDPEISNIGTVEGGWGGFVLLESGGDSMRWARRAFHEKTLSYEEIVSKAALAPAGADRLFFLPYLTGERFGRHRNSRAQFFGISAEHGLPHLHRAVMEGVAFAVTRQMHIMEQAAGRKIERVIASGGGAKTPLWLKIKASAYNIPILVPQEAECGVVGCAAIAATATGRFSRTEDAAAALVHYTGEVYPDPIWAETYARMQLVFNKIYQHSQSLYDDLDRLDVERPR encoded by the coding sequence TTGCCACAGGATCTTTACCTCGCCATCGATATCGGCACCGGCAGCGCCCGCGCGGCCTTGGTCGATTTCAGCGGTCGCATTCGCGCGATCGCCGCCCAGGAGTACGACCAGATCGTGCCCCAATATGGCTGGTCGGAGCAGCGGCCGCTCGATTGGTGGTCCGGCGTCGTGCTGGCGATCCGTGCGCTCCTGAGCAAGGAATCCGATGCCGGCTCGCGCATCGCCGCCATCTGCGCCTGCGGGCAGATGCATGGCACGACCCTGCTCGACGGCAATGGCAATCTCACGCGCAGTACTGTGCCGCTGTGGAATGACAAGCGCACGGCGGCCTTGGTCCGCGCATTCGAGGCGGCGCACATGCCAGCCGATTATCTGGCTGAATCCGCCAACCCGCCGACGCCGGCCTGGCCGGGCTTCAAGCTGCAATGGCTGCGCGATCATGACCGCGCCGCTTATGAGGCCGCCACCGCCGTGGTGATGCCGAAGGATTATGTCAATTTTCGCCTGACCGGCGAGATCGCCATGGACCGAACCGAGGCCGCCTGCAGCTTTCTCATGAACCCGGCGGATGGGAATTGGTCGCCGCATATGTGCGATATGCTCGGTCTCGATATCCGGAAGCTGGTCACTATCCGTAAGCCGACCGACATATTGGGTGCCGTCAATAGACCGGCCGCAGGCGAAACGGGCTTGCCTGAAGGCATTCCCGTGCTGGTTGGCGGCGGCGACTTTCCCGTGGCCTTGCTGGGGTCAGGCGTCTCCCGCGCTGGACTCTGTTCTGATGTCACCGGCACCTCCTCCATTATTACCTTGGTGTCGGAGACACCGTTGCTGGATCCTGAGATCTCCAACATCGGTACGGTCGAGGGTGGCTGGGGCGGCTTTGTGCTGCTGGAATCAGGTGGTGATTCCATGCGCTGGGCGCGTCGCGCCTTCCATGAAAAGACACTGAGCTATGAAGAGATTGTATCGAAGGCAGCACTTGCGCCGGCCGGCGCCGATCGCCTGTTCTTTCTCCCCTATCTGACCGGTGAACGTTTTGGACGCCACCGCAATTCGCGCGCTCAGTTCTTCGGTATCAGTGCGGAACATGGACTGCCGCATCTTCACCGCGCCGTGATGGAAGGGGTCGCATTTGCCGTCACGCGCCAAATGCACATTATGGAACAGGCGGCAGGGCGGAAGATTGAGCGGGTGATTGCCTCGGGAGGGGGGGCGAAGACGCCGCTCTGGCTCAAGATCAAGGCCAGTGCCTATAACATCCCGATCCTGGTGCCCCAGGAAGCGGAATGCGGCGTGGTCGGATGTGCGGCGATCGCCGCCACAGCGACCGGCCGCTTCTCACGGACCGAAGACGCGGCAGCGGCCCTTGTTCACTATACCGGTGAAGTCTACCCAGACCCGATATGGGCCGAGACCTATGCCCGCATGCAGCTGGTCTTCAACAAGATCTACCAGCATTCCCAGTCGCTTTATGATGACCTCGACAGGCTCGATGTCGAACGACCTCGGTAG
- a CDS encoding MBL fold metallo-hydrolase: MSAELIATGFAGDLRSQLAQPPGQRPTLYWLGQAGFVIDAGGYRLVIDPYLSDSLAEKYRGRLYPHQRMMAAPIDTDGLGHVDLVLSTHQHTDHMDPATLQPLLAARPKTKLVAPLAAEAEALKRAQVSPDRLILVDAGQRIAVLPGVFVTATRAAHETLERDELGRYRFLGYLIDMGGVRIWHSGDTVPFDGISAEVAALKPDIVLLPVNGRSAELLANGVPGNLALDEAIDLARDVGAQALIAHHFGMFDFNTADPAVIDARAAEGLRLRLFRASLNTIYHWG; the protein is encoded by the coding sequence ATGTCGGCTGAGCTGATTGCAACTGGTTTCGCCGGCGATCTGCGCTCGCAGCTGGCGCAGCCGCCCGGCCAGCGCCCGACACTCTATTGGTTGGGCCAGGCGGGATTCGTGATCGATGCCGGCGGCTACCGGCTGGTGATCGATCCCTATCTCTCGGATTCGCTCGCCGAAAAATATCGCGGCAGGCTTTATCCCCATCAACGCATGATGGCGGCTCCGATCGACACGGATGGTCTGGGGCATGTCGATCTCGTCCTCAGTACTCACCAGCACACCGATCACATGGATCCGGCCACCCTGCAGCCGCTGCTGGCAGCGCGGCCAAAGACGAAGCTGGTGGCGCCGCTAGCCGCTGAAGCTGAGGCCCTGAAACGGGCGCAAGTCTCCCCGGATCGCCTGATCCTCGTCGATGCGGGACAACGCATCGCCGTCCTTCCCGGCGTCTTCGTGACGGCAACCCGCGCCGCCCACGAGACGCTGGAGCGCGACGAACTCGGCCGCTACCGCTTCCTCGGCTATCTCATCGATATGGGTGGTGTGCGCATTTGGCATTCCGGCGATACCGTGCCGTTCGATGGCATTTCGGCGGAAGTGGCGGCACTCAAGCCCGACATCGTGCTGCTGCCTGTCAATGGCCGCAGCGCGGAGCTGCTTGCCAACGGTGTCCCCGGCAATCTTGCGCTTGATGAGGCGATCGACCTCGCCCGCGATGTCGGTGCACAGGCCCTGATTGCCCATCATTTCGGCATGTTCGACTTCAACACCGCCGATCCAGCAGTGATCGATGCCCGCGCGGCGGAGGGACTCCGCCTGCGCCTGTTCCGTGCCAGTCTCAACACGATCTATCATTGGGGATGA
- a CDS encoding SIS domain-containing protein, whose protein sequence is MMADAPNQNILEIVRVTQDALRKSDRKVAEAILSDPHRFLSATVAETASIAAVSQPTVIRFCAAIGCAGFQDFKLRLAQSLALGTPATHSVLLESDGPETIFEKIFDYTITSLDWARNRIDTVALSHAVDLLVAAKGIEFFGFGASGIVAQDAQQKFPLFGIPCGAQTDAHQQIMTASLMGPDQVAVVISNTGSTRSIIEIADLARGTGARVIGLIGMPSPLMAHCDVTILIETLDNTDVYTPTISRIAALTVIDVLSTAVAMRRDPAQRARIAAMKQHLRDLRCA, encoded by the coding sequence ATGATGGCCGACGCGCCCAACCAGAACATTCTCGAAATCGTGCGTGTCACACAGGACGCCCTGCGCAAATCCGACCGCAAGGTGGCCGAGGCGATCCTTTCCGATCCGCATCGCTTCCTCAGCGCGACGGTCGCCGAGACAGCCAGCATTGCCGCCGTGAGCCAACCCACCGTGATTCGCTTCTGTGCGGCGATCGGCTGTGCCGGCTTCCAGGATTTCAAGCTGCGCCTCGCGCAATCCCTGGCCCTGGGCACACCCGCCACGCATTCCGTGCTGCTGGAGAGCGACGGGCCTGAGACGATCTTTGAGAAGATCTTCGACTACACCATCACCAGCCTTGATTGGGCCCGGAATCGCATCGACACGGTGGCCCTCTCCCATGCGGTCGACCTGCTGGTCGCCGCAAAGGGTATCGAATTCTTCGGCTTCGGCGCCTCAGGTATCGTAGCACAGGACGCGCAGCAGAAGTTTCCCCTGTTCGGCATACCCTGTGGCGCGCAGACCGACGCCCATCAGCAGATCATGACGGCGAGCCTGATGGGGCCGGATCAGGTCGCGGTCGTCATCTCCAACACCGGCAGCACCAGATCCATCATCGAGATCGCCGACCTCGCGCGCGGCACCGGCGCCAGGGTGATCGGCCTCATCGGCATGCCGTCACCGCTGATGGCGCATTGTGACGTCACGATCCTCATCGAGACATTGGACAATACCGACGTCTATACGCCGACCATCTCGCGGATCGCGGCCCTCACCGTGATCGATGTATTGTCGACCGCCGTCGCCATGCGGCGCGACCCTGCGCAACGCGCGCGTATCGCCGCGATGAAACAGCATCTGCGCGATCTCAGGTGCGCCTAA
- a CDS encoding cysteine hydrolase — MGPAYRQRAIVPAKTALISVDMQNADCAAAKRQARSPESEKYRYFYDRLDNLAIPNQQRLHAAARKLGLESIYVIIESLTLDGRDRGVDHKASFINNPRGSWEAKVIDEVAPEDDDIIIRKTASGPWGTTNLDYILRNMGFEQIIVFGVLSDQCVENTVRGGGDLGYLVTLVPDACATYTPERQAFSEQAIKGYCRQRSTDELLAEMAKL; from the coding sequence ATGGGCCCCGCCTATCGGCAGCGGGCGATCGTGCCGGCGAAAACGGCACTCATCAGCGTCGACATGCAGAATGCCGATTGTGCCGCTGCGAAGCGCCAGGCGCGCTCGCCGGAGAGCGAGAAGTACCGCTATTTCTATGACCGGCTCGACAATCTCGCCATCCCCAATCAGCAGCGCCTGCATGCAGCGGCGCGCAAGCTTGGGCTAGAGAGTATCTATGTCATCATCGAAAGCCTGACGCTCGATGGTCGTGACCGCGGCGTCGATCACAAGGCCTCTTTCATCAATAATCCGCGCGGATCATGGGAAGCCAAGGTGATCGACGAGGTGGCGCCGGAAGATGATGATATCATCATCCGCAAGACCGCGTCGGGGCCTTGGGGTACCACCAATCTCGACTACATCCTGCGCAACATGGGCTTCGAGCAGATCATCGTGTTCGGTGTGCTGTCCGACCAATGTGTGGAGAATACGGTGCGGGGCGGCGGCGATCTCGGCTATCTCGTCACCCTGGTGCCGGACGCCTGCGCCACCTATACGCCGGAACGCCAGGCCTTTTCCGAACAGGCGATCAAAGGCTATTGCCGGCAGCGCTCGACCGACGAATTGCTGGCGGAAATGGCGAAACTTTAG
- a CDS encoding N-formylglutamate amidohydrolase — protein sequence MLHHTNLPPLLRADEPPAVEIVNRDSDATLLFVCDHASHRIPHALHDLGLSRVEIEAHIGWDIGAAQLARSLASAFAAPLVLTGYSRLVIDCNRPLVSDGSIPRTSAGIAIAANTELSAAAQKQRQDAFFHPYHDAISELLDSRAARDVPTALFAIHSFTPDYPGEERPWHVDFAYHRDRRLAGLLLDNIDVPGLVVGDNLPYAVEDDSDQTIPQHGERRGLPHVLVEIRQDTLATPTAIGTWSERLIALIDRLKPEIDRLAKESLPRKGSKP from the coding sequence ATGCTGCATCATACGAACCTGCCGCCCCTGCTTAGAGCCGACGAACCGCCGGCCGTCGAAATCGTCAATCGCGACAGCGATGCGACGCTGTTGTTCGTCTGTGACCATGCCAGTCACCGCATTCCGCACGCGTTACATGACCTTGGGCTGTCGCGTGTGGAGATCGAGGCTCATATCGGCTGGGATATTGGTGCAGCACAACTCGCCCGCAGCCTCGCTTCGGCCTTTGCAGCACCTTTGGTGCTGACCGGCTATTCGCGCCTGGTGATCGATTGCAACAGGCCGCTGGTGAGCGACGGCTCAATTCCCCGCACCAGTGCCGGAATCGCGATCGCTGCAAATACCGAACTGTCTGCGGCCGCCCAGAAGCAACGGCAGGATGCTTTTTTTCACCCTTATCATGATGCGATCAGCGAACTGCTCGACAGCAGGGCGGCACGAGATGTGCCGACCGCGCTCTTTGCCATCCACAGCTTCACACCGGATTACCCCGGCGAAGAGCGGCCCTGGCATGTCGATTTCGCCTACCACCGTGACCGGCGTCTCGCTGGCCTGCTGCTGGACAATATCGACGTACCCGGCCTTGTCGTCGGCGACAATCTCCCTTATGCGGTCGAGGATGACAGTGACCAGACCATTCCACAGCATGGTGAGCGTCGTGGTCTGCCGCATGTACTGGTGGAGATTCGCCAGGACACGCTGGCGACCCCGACCGCCATTGGCACGTGGTCGGAACGTTTGATTGCCCTCATCGACCGGTTGAAGCCGGAGATCGACCGCCTTGCCAAAGAGTCGCTGCCTCGCAAAGGATCAAAGCCATGA